A single genomic interval of Oreochromis niloticus isolate F11D_XX unplaced genomic scaffold, O_niloticus_UMD_NMBU tig00008133_pilon, whole genome shotgun sequence harbors:
- the LOC106096578 gene encoding cationic trypsin-3, whose protein sequence is MKVLSHPGHGCLRSMETLQPPGNTQPAEGDVVQVVGLGGYRVNASSHPLPDEPPNLQCADMRVADCEPTRYSQCTAYVPYNNRLCLEEHQVDARGGDSGGGVIYNNMIYGVISSGFERVCTGPAVTVNVCSYMNWINQKIAQNNGK, encoded by the exons ATGAAG gttctcagtcatccaggtcatggttgtCTAAGAAGCATGGAGACACTTCAACCACCTGGAAATACCCAGCCTGCAGA AGGAGACGTCGTTCAGGTTGTAGGACTTGGTGGTTATAGGGTAAATGCCAGCAGCCACCCAC TCCCTGATGAACCACCTAATCTTCAGTGTGCAGACATGCGTGTTGCTGACTGTGAGCCTACCAGATACTCTCAGTGTACTGCATATGTGCCATATAACAACAGGCTGTGTCTAGAAGAACATCAAGTAGATGCACGTGGG GGTGATTCTGGTGGTGGAGTGATTTACAACAACATGATTTATGGTGTAATCAGTTCTGGTTTTGAACGTGTCTGTACTGGACCAGCTGTTACTGTGAATGTTTGTTCTTACATGAACTGGATAAATCAGAAAATTGCCCAAAATAATGGAAAATAA